The Symbiobacterium terraclitae genomic sequence AGCGCCGCGATGCCGCCGCCGGCGACGCCGATGTTGCCCAGCAGCATCTGCAGGATGGTGGCGGTGCGGATGTTCTGCACGCCCTTGGTGTGCTGCGTCCAGCCCATGGCGTAGGTGAACACGGCCGACTTGCCGGGCGCGCCGGTGGCGCAGACGGTCTCGGCGAACCGGATGAACTCCGCGACGGGGATGCCGCTGATCTCCGAGACCTTCTCCGGGGTGTACGGGGCGTAGATCCGCTTGATGTGCTGGAAGACGCACTGCGGGTGCTCCAGGGTCGGGTCGGCCAGCGGCTGGCCGTCGGGGCCCGTCTGGAAGGCCCATGTGGCCTGGTCGTACTTGCCGGTCGCCTCGTTCCAGCCGGAGAAGAGCCCGTCGTCGAACCGGAAGTCGGGATGGACCAGCAGGGAGGCGTTGGTGTACTTCACCACGTACTCCCGGTGGATCTTGTCGTGGGTGATGGCGTAGTTGATCAGCCCGCCCAGCACCGCGATGTCGGTGCCGGAGCGGAAGGGGATCCACCAGTCGGCCTTGGAGGCGGTGCGGGTGTACCGGGGGTCGACGCAGATGACGGTGGCGCCCTTCTGCTTCGCCCGCAGGAACCACTTGAGGGCGATGGGATGGTTCTCGGCGGCGTTGGAGCCCATGAAGACGACGACGTCAGCGTTGGCGACGTCCCACAGCGCCGTGGTCATGGCGCCGCGTCCGAATGAGGTGCCCAGACCGGGCACGGTGGAGGAGTGTCATATACGGGCGTGGTGCTCGAGGTAGACTACGCCGAGGGCGCGCATCAGCTTGGTGATGAGGTAGCACTCCTCGTTGTCGATGCAGGCTGAGCCGATGTGCGCGATGGACTCGGCCCGGTTGACGACAAGGCCGTCGGCGTTCTTCTCCACGAAGCCGGCGTCCCGGGTCTCCTTGATGCGCTGGGCGATGCGGTCGAGGGCCTCGTCGATGCCGATCTCCTCCCAGCGATCGGAGCCCGGACGGCGGATCTTGGCGGTGAGCTGCCTGAGCGGGTTGGGCCGGCCCACGCCGTCATAGGCGAACTGCATGGTGGCGGCGCCCTTGGGACACAGCGAACCCTCGTTGATGGGGCTGTCGGGGTTGCCCTCCACCTGGACGAGCTGACCCTCGCGCACGTAGCCGATCAGGCCGCAGCCCACGGAGCAGTGCGGGCAGACGCTGGGGACCTCCCGGGCCCTGGTGATGCGAGACGCCTTGAGATCCCGCGCCAGGGCCTCCCGCTCCTCGGCGAACAGCAGCACGGCAGCGCTGGCCGCCGACACGCCGGAGAGCTTGAGAAACGCACGGCGGTTCAGGTTCATCCCTCGCTCCTCCTTGCCAGCCGGTTGCCTGTTGTTACACAATGAACTGTGAGATTGACATTACGTAACCCACGGGATCGATGGCCCGACCACGGCGGTCGCGCAGTCGGGCATCACCCTTCATCGGTTTATCGGACAAAATGTTATACTCTTCGTTACGGATATTAAACGAGTCGCAGGGCGGTTCTTATCTGTCTGTTCGGGTACGAGCGGCGGTCTGTTCGGACCGTGTTCGTGAGTGAGCCGCATCAGCGCGGTCTAGTTCCCTGACCTGACGCGGGGGTGAGCGCTTGGGGCATGAGCGGTTGGCGGCGGCTGTGGCCGGCCTGCCCGCGGCGGAGCAGGAGGCGGAGTTGCTCGCGGCGCTGGCGGAGGTCGCTGCGGTGCGCCTGGGCTGGCCGGCGGTCGGGGTCCGCCGGGCGGGGGCACCGGGGTGGGTCGCCCGTTTCCCGCCGGAGTGCGAGCCGGCGCCGGAGCAGGTGATTCCGCTCGGACAGGGACTGGAGCTGGTGGCCGCCGGGGCGGGAGATCCCGGTGAGCTGCAGGTTCTGGCCGCCGCCGCGGCGCGGCTGCTGGAGTCCGCCCGGGAGCGCGCCCGGCTCGCGCAGCGGGCGGAGCGAGCCGCCCGCAAGGCCCGGGAGGTGCTGGAGCGGCACAGGAGCCAGACCCTGCGGCTATCGGAGCTGCGGGGGGAGCTGGACGACGCGCAGCAGAAGCACCTCGTGCTGAGCGAGCGCAACCGCATCGCCCAGGACCTGCACGACCGGGCCGCGCAGACCAACTTCCTGCTCGCCCTGAAGCTGGACCGCCTGCTGAGCGACCTGGCGCCCGAAGATCCGCTGCGCCCGGAGCTGGAGCGGCTGAGGGCGCTGGCGGTGCAGGCGGCGACCCAGACCCGGGAGGCCATCTACGCCCTGCGGGCGCCGGAGCTGGCGGAGGGCGGGCTCCAGGGCGGCCTGCGGCGCCTGTTGCGGGCGGCGGAGGCGGACGGCTTCACGACCCGGCTCACCGTGGCGGGCACGCCGCGCCCCCTGCCGGCCGCGGTGGAGGACGCGCTCTTCAAGGTGGGCCAGGAGGCGCTCACCAACGCCCGGAAGCACAGTCGGGGGACGGCGATCATCGCCGCACTCCGATATGAGCCTGAGATGGTCACGCTCGTCGTGCAGGACAACGGCGTGGGAATAGCGAAAGGCGCAGAGATTGAGAGACCCGAACGGTTCGGAGTACGCGGCATGCGCGAGCGGGTCTCCGCGCTGGGCGGCGACCTGCGCCTGGTGCCCGGAGATGAGGGCGGATTGCTGGTGCGGGCCACGATACCGCTGAAGGGGGCGATCAACCATGGCGATACGCATTCTGATCGTCGACGACCATGAGCTGCTCCGCGAGGGCCTGAAGTCGATGCTCTCCCGCGAGAGCGACATGGAAGTGGTGGGCGAGGCGGCCGGCGGCCGCGAGGCGCTGGCGATGTGCCGGAACCTGCGGCCCGACGTGGTGCTGCTGGACGCCCGGCTCCCCGATATCGACGGGGTCGAGGTATGCCGGCAGCTCCAGGAGGAGATGCCGGAGGTGGCCGTGCTGATGCTCACGACGTTCAGCGATGCGGACCTGGTTCTGGCCGCCGTCCGTTCCGGTGCGAAGGGCTACGTCGTCAAGGACGTGCAGGGGCTGGATCTCAAGCGGTCGATCCGACAGGTGGCCCGCGGCGAGGTGGCCATGGACCCCAAGGTGGTGGGCCATCTGATTCAGCATATGCGCTCGCCCGGCCAGGAGAAGGAGGAGGGCCGGAGTCCGCTCAACCGGCAGCAGCTGGCCATCATCCGCCTGGTGGCGCAGGGGTACACCAACCGGGAGATCGCGGAGCAGATGTTCCTCAGCGAGAAGACGGTGAAGGGCTACCTGGCCGAGGCCCTGCGGCGCATGGGCGTGAAGAACCGGGTCGAGGCGGCGATGGTGGCCTCGAAGAACGGCTGGATCTAGCCGGCGAACAGACGGTAATTAGATTAATGAAGCGAGGGTCCGGCCGGGCGGCCGGACCCTCGCTCAGACGCTATCCACCATCCAGGTATGCCCTCGCGGACACCCGGATGGTGCGTTCACCAGGGTCTACAGCGGGAAATGACTCGTGTTCTCGTCCAGTTCGTCGGTCAGCTTCTGGATGCGCTCAGCCAGGGCGCGGAGGCGCTGCTGGGCGTCTGCGACCGCAGCGACCTGCGCCCCGGTCCGCCGCACCAGCGCGACGCCCGACCCGATGGACTCGGCCAGGGCCTCGAAGACGGCGATGGCATGCCGGGTGGCCTCGGTGGTGGAGCGAAGCCTGGCGGCGGTCTCCTCGGCCACCTGCGTCAGGTCGGCCATCTGCTGGCTGACGGCGCCCGCGCGGGCCCCGCTCTCGTTGGTCACCGCGACCAGAGCCCAGATGCGCTCGGTAATCTCCCCGGTGCGGCGGGCGATGTCGGCCAGGGCGGCATCGCAGTCGGCCACGGCGTGCTGGGCCTGCTCCAGGTCGCTGATCAGCCTCTCGAGCCGGCCGGGCCCCTCACCCGCGTCCGCCGGCTCGGCATCCAGCCGCAGCAGCTCCAGGGAGGAGGCGGCACGCAGGGCGCCGTGGCGCCCCTGCTGCGCCGCGGCGATGGCCGCGCGCAGCGATTCGAGCACGGCGTCGAAGGAGCCGCGCGACTCCTGCACGGCCTGGGTGACCAGGGCGACGATGCGGCCGGCGTGCCGCAGGGTCCGGGTCTGCTCCTCGCTGCCGGCGTTGATGCGGGTCAGGGCGACCTCCAGGTCGCGCATCCGGGCGCCGGCCTGTCCCGCGCTCTCGCCCAGCTGCTCCGCGGCGCGCAGGGCATCTTCCGCCGAGGCGACGGCGCCGCTGAACGCGGCCGCGATCTGCGCCTGCTCCTGCGCCAGTTCGCCGCCGGCTGCGCGCAGCGCGCCGGAGAGGTCGGCCAGATGCGCGAGGCTCTGGGCCATCCTGTCGGTCACGCGCCGGGCGACGAGCAGCGGACCAACCAGGGCCGCCAGGGCGAGTACGACCGCGACGGCTGTGGACAGGGAGGTGGAACGCGCCAGCTCGGCAAAGGCCGCCTCCGAGATGCCGACGAAGGGCGCTGCGATCACCTCGCCCGAGGGATCGCGCAGGGGCAGGTAGATGGTGCGCTGCCAGAGCCAGCCGCCCACGAGGGCGCGGCCCCGGTACTCCTGGCCGGCCCGGAGGCGCTCCATGACCACATCGGAGTACAGGGTGCCCACGGCGCGCTGGCTCCCGCCAGGCGCCGGCACGGTGGTGGTCACGCGCACGCCGTCAAGGGCGATGGAGGCGTCGACCGGCAGCGCCTGGGGCGACCGGTGCCGCACCTCGTCCACGATGGTGTGGTCGTTGTTCAGGATGTCGCTGACGAGCACGACCCCGATCACGGCGCCGTCGGGAGACAGAACCGGGGCTGCCCCCGTCAGCGCGAGGGCGTGCATCAGCACCTGGCCGGTGCGGGGGTCCTGGGAGCCGGCGGTTTCGATGATCGGCATGCGCACCTTGTCCCGCAGGGCCGCAGGCTCGCCTTCGAGCTCCTCGGGGGTGATCACCACTGCGGAGTCGGCCGCTGCCTTGGACGAGAGTACCCGCTCCACCAGACCGCCGTAGCGCACGGCCTCGCCGCGCTGCGGGGATCCGGCGCGGGCCACCACTCGGGAGTCGGGGCCGACCACCGTGATCAGGTCCGCCTCGGGCAGCGCCCGCTGGAAGGCGTCGAGCACCGGCGCCGGGTCGCCGCCGGACGCGAGGGCGGAGACGACCTCCGGATGCGCGGCCAGGGCCACCGCCCGGTCGCGCATGCGGTTCAGGCTGCCGTCGATCAGCGTCTGCTCGAGGTTGATCGCGAGGTTGAGCGCCTCGTCGACCTCGCGGCGCATCTGCTGCTGCACCCGGCTGTTCAGGTACAGGCTGCCCCCCAGCAGCAGCAGCGCAGGCACCAGGGAGGATGCGGCGACGAGCGCCAGAATGCGGCTTCGGAATGCGCGGGTCCAGCGCAGCTGCAAGGGCAGCACCTTCCTTTCGCCCAGGGAGTGCGCTGGCCGGCCGCGACGGCCACAGCGCAGCACGATTTCTATGCATATGTTCGCACCTTACGAACATCAACTCAAGCCCTTTCGCGCCCCCTGGTTTGCCGTGCATTTCCAGCGGTTCGTTGGGTTGACAGGGTCGCCGATGTGGGGTAGAATTGAACCTGCTTCGCACGGAACACCGCGGGGTAGAGCAGCCAGGTAGCTCGTCGGGCTC encodes the following:
- a CDS encoding twin-arginine translocation signal domain-containing protein; amino-acid sequence: MNLNRRAFLKLSGVSAASAAVLLFAEEREALARDLKASRITRAREVPSVCPHCSVGCGLIGYVREGQLVQVEGNPDSPINEGSLCPKGAATMQFAYDGVGRPNPLRQLTAKIRRPGSDRWEEIGIDEALDRIAQRIKETRDAGFVEKNADGLVVNRAESIAHIGSACIDNEECYLITKLMRALGVVYLEHHARI
- a CDS encoding sensor histidine kinase, which gives rise to MGHERLAAAVAGLPAAEQEAELLAALAEVAAVRLGWPAVGVRRAGAPGWVARFPPECEPAPEQVIPLGQGLELVAAGAGDPGELQVLAAAAARLLESARERARLAQRAERAARKAREVLERHRSQTLRLSELRGELDDAQQKHLVLSERNRIAQDLHDRAAQTNFLLALKLDRLLSDLAPEDPLRPELERLRALAVQAATQTREAIYALRAPELAEGGLQGGLRRLLRAAEADGFTTRLTVAGTPRPLPAAVEDALFKVGQEALTNARKHSRGTAIIAALRYEPEMVTLVVQDNGVGIAKGAEIERPERFGVRGMRERVSALGGDLRLVPGDEGGLLVRATIPLKGAINHGDTHSDRRRP
- a CDS encoding response regulator, with protein sequence MAIRILIVDDHELLREGLKSMLSRESDMEVVGEAAGGREALAMCRNLRPDVVLLDARLPDIDGVEVCRQLQEEMPEVAVLMLTTFSDADLVLAAVRSGAKGYVVKDVQGLDLKRSIRQVARGEVAMDPKVVGHLIQHMRSPGQEKEEGRSPLNRQQLAIIRLVAQGYTNREIAEQMFLSEKTVKGYLAEALRRMGVKNRVEAAMVASKNGWI
- a CDS encoding methyl-accepting chemotaxis protein, coding for MQLRWTRAFRSRILALVAASSLVPALLLLGGSLYLNSRVQQQMRREVDEALNLAINLEQTLIDGSLNRMRDRAVALAAHPEVVSALASGGDPAPVLDAFQRALPEADLITVVGPDSRVVARAGSPQRGEAVRYGGLVERVLSSKAAADSAVVITPEELEGEPAALRDKVRMPIIETAGSQDPRTGQVLMHALALTGAAPVLSPDGAVIGVVLVSDILNNDHTIVDEVRHRSPQALPVDASIALDGVRVTTTVPAPGGSQRAVGTLYSDVVMERLRAGQEYRGRALVGGWLWQRTIYLPLRDPSGEVIAAPFVGISEAAFAELARSTSLSTAVAVVLALAALVGPLLVARRVTDRMAQSLAHLADLSGALRAAGGELAQEQAQIAAAFSGAVASAEDALRAAEQLGESAGQAGARMRDLEVALTRINAGSEEQTRTLRHAGRIVALVTQAVQESRGSFDAVLESLRAAIAAAQQGRHGALRAASSLELLRLDAEPADAGEGPGRLERLISDLEQAQHAVADCDAALADIARRTGEITERIWALVAVTNESGARAGAVSQQMADLTQVAEETAARLRSTTEATRHAIAVFEALAESIGSGVALVRRTGAQVAAVADAQQRLRALAERIQKLTDELDENTSHFPL